One Anas platyrhynchos isolate ZD024472 breed Pekin duck chromosome 2, IASCAAS_PekinDuck_T2T, whole genome shotgun sequence DNA segment encodes these proteins:
- the VSTM2A gene encoding V-set and transmembrane domain-containing protein 2A isoform X1 produces MMGIFLAYVGIFFFSVMYIQQGLSTQAKFTEFPRNVTATEGQNVEMSCAFQSGSASVYLEIQWWFLRAAEDPEVGAEVTGTQVELLPERDLENDGTKISTVKVQGNDISHKLQISKVRKKDEGLYECRVTDANYGDLQEYKAQAFLKVNANSHSRRMQAFEASPMWLQDMKPRKNISAAVPSSIHNSANQRVRATSSPEAAAKIPKQSPQSAKSKSPVKSTERTAKLTLTSNHHSAPNVL; encoded by the exons ATGATGGGGATCTTTCTAGCTTATgttggaatcttttttttttcagttatgtaTATTCAACAAGGACTTTCTACCCAAG CAAAATTCACTGAGTTTCCGCGAAATGTCACGGCCACTGAAGGACAGAATGTGGAGATGTCTTGTGCTTTCCAAAGTGGCTCCGCTTCAGTGTATCTTGAAATCCAGTGGTGGTTTCTGCGTGCAGCTGAGGACCCAGAGGTTGGAGCTGAGGTGACAGGCACTCAG GTGGAGCTCTTGCCCGAGCGGGACCTGGAGAACGACGGCACGAAGATAAGC ACAGTGAAAGTACAAGGGAATGACATCTCCCACAAGCTGCAGATTTcaaaagtgaggaaaaaggaTGAAGGCTTGTATGAGTGCAGGGTGACCGATGCCAACTATGGAGACCTTCAGGAATACAAGGCCCAGGCATTTCTCAAAGTCAATGCTAACAGCCACTCTCGGCGAATGCAGGCCTTTGAGGCATCTCCAATGTGGTTGCAAGACATGAAACCTCGCAAAAACATCTCAGCAGCTGTTCCAAGTAGCATCCATAACTCTGCCAATCAGCGTGTACGTGCCACTTCCAGCCCTGAAGCAGCAGCCAAAATCCCCAAACAAAGTCCACAATCAG CAAAGAGCAAATCGCCTGTAAAATCCACGGAGCGGACAGCAAAGTTGACCCTAACCTCCAACCACCACTCTGCACCCAATGTACTCTAA
- the VSTM2A gene encoding V-set and transmembrane domain-containing protein 2A isoform X2 has protein sequence MMGIFLAYVGIFFFSVMYIQQGLSTQAKFTEFPRNVTATEGQNVEMSCAFQSGSASVYLEIQWWFLRAAEDPEVGAEVTGTQVELLPERDLENDGTKISTVKVQGNDISHKLQISKVRKKDEGLYECRVTDANYGDLQEYKAQAFLKVNANSHSRRMQAFEASPMWLQDMKPRKNISAAVPSSIHNSANQRVRATSSPEAAAKIPKQSPQSGARIATSHGLSVLLLVCGFVKGALL, from the exons ATGATGGGGATCTTTCTAGCTTATgttggaatcttttttttttcagttatgtaTATTCAACAAGGACTTTCTACCCAAG CAAAATTCACTGAGTTTCCGCGAAATGTCACGGCCACTGAAGGACAGAATGTGGAGATGTCTTGTGCTTTCCAAAGTGGCTCCGCTTCAGTGTATCTTGAAATCCAGTGGTGGTTTCTGCGTGCAGCTGAGGACCCAGAGGTTGGAGCTGAGGTGACAGGCACTCAG GTGGAGCTCTTGCCCGAGCGGGACCTGGAGAACGACGGCACGAAGATAAGC ACAGTGAAAGTACAAGGGAATGACATCTCCCACAAGCTGCAGATTTcaaaagtgaggaaaaaggaTGAAGGCTTGTATGAGTGCAGGGTGACCGATGCCAACTATGGAGACCTTCAGGAATACAAGGCCCAGGCATTTCTCAAAGTCAATGCTAACAGCCACTCTCGGCGAATGCAGGCCTTTGAGGCATCTCCAATGTGGTTGCAAGACATGAAACCTCGCAAAAACATCTCAGCAGCTGTTCCAAGTAGCATCCATAACTCTGCCAATCAGCGTGTACGTGCCACTTCCAGCCCTGAAGCAGCAGCCAAAATCCCCAAACAAAGTCCACAATCAG GTGCGAGGATAGCTACAAGCCATGGACTTTCTGTCCTGCTTCTTGTTTGTGGCTTTGTGAAGGGTGCTTTGCTTTAA
- the VSTM2A gene encoding V-set and transmembrane domain-containing protein 2A isoform X3 — protein sequence MMGIFLAYVGIFFFSVMYIQQGLSTQAKFTEFPRNVTATEGQNVEMSCAFQSGSASVYLEIQWWFLRAAEDPEVGAEVTGTQVELLPERDLENDGTKISTVKVQGNDISHKLQISKVRKKDEGLYECRVTDANYGDLQEYKAQAFLKVNANSHSRRMQAFEASPMWLQDMKPRKNISAAVPSSIHNSANQRVRATSSPEAAAKIPKQSPQSVHAKTFMGTRANLAS from the exons ATGATGGGGATCTTTCTAGCTTATgttggaatcttttttttttcagttatgtaTATTCAACAAGGACTTTCTACCCAAG CAAAATTCACTGAGTTTCCGCGAAATGTCACGGCCACTGAAGGACAGAATGTGGAGATGTCTTGTGCTTTCCAAAGTGGCTCCGCTTCAGTGTATCTTGAAATCCAGTGGTGGTTTCTGCGTGCAGCTGAGGACCCAGAGGTTGGAGCTGAGGTGACAGGCACTCAG GTGGAGCTCTTGCCCGAGCGGGACCTGGAGAACGACGGCACGAAGATAAGC ACAGTGAAAGTACAAGGGAATGACATCTCCCACAAGCTGCAGATTTcaaaagtgaggaaaaaggaTGAAGGCTTGTATGAGTGCAGGGTGACCGATGCCAACTATGGAGACCTTCAGGAATACAAGGCCCAGGCATTTCTCAAAGTCAATGCTAACAGCCACTCTCGGCGAATGCAGGCCTTTGAGGCATCTCCAATGTGGTTGCAAGACATGAAACCTCGCAAAAACATCTCAGCAGCTGTTCCAAGTAGCATCCATAACTCTGCCAATCAGCGTGTACGTGCCACTTCCAGCCCTGAAGCAGCAGCCAAAATCCCCAAACAAAGTCCACAATCAG TGCATGCCAAGACATTCATGGGCACCAGAGCCAACCTGGCGAgctaa